One Nicotiana tomentosiformis chromosome 1, ASM39032v3, whole genome shotgun sequence genomic window, TCTATAAGCTAATTATAACTATTACACTTTTATACTTAatgtaattataaattaattgcataatatatatataagctatattcgatataacattagttatatttcggattttataagtttcgccggattccgagagtgggccccacgggtgatttttgaactaatttcggattttatcgaaagatgtaatattttcttatgaaattgattcctataattttatttgactgtatcgaattaattatgactagatacgagtcgatcggagtcgaaaaatcgaggaaaatgcatactacttggttaaattggagcaagtcgaggtaagtgacttgtctaaccttgtgtgggagaaatttcccctaggattggtattgaagtgataaattataatgtgttgaaagttgtgtacacgaggtgacgagtgtgtacacgggctaaatgtgaaacattatgtttttaaattgtgtagatcattgttgcgcattaatgaaactattttattctgatatattcttcatcattgatttaatgttttaAAGTTGCTtgactttttcctgctaattgttttacctgtttagttgaaacttggtttcttttattctgtgcattatttgaagttgattttctttaaattaaatattattaatatgaagtatttgacatttttaaatttggtattgaagcaacacattaaatattttaaaatattattttgctgaattatttattcctgaatctttttgtaagattttcgtactcattgtgatggagccgtgggctctttattgtggaaaaatattattgatgatttatgttggcatgagtcgtgagctcttttattgtggaaaaatattattgttgaagtattttggcaagttaaattatttgagcacttgaggtacaaattgtgatatattgtgatgttgatacgcatgcggtggtataaggtctgggtattgaaacgcatgtggtgagataagggtggcttgatacgcgtggctagtagggggaactactagaagtcatgcggtgtgataaggatggctaaaacgcgggatgctatttcgaaaaaaatattttctttaaaataaattgtgaaggctcccgcggtgagataagagaaTGAGATAttctaaatttatttatgatttgggactacgaggcggtacctcgtgagcgcccttgttgatattgatttatggtcatagttgcctttgattagttgttgtgattttcataaagttgaaaggaactctgttttgattccacgagatattatttgccattatttttttgtaattaaatagtgacatgctacttgattcatttccattgtaattttattttattatattgttaaatattttaccatgcaattattatttttcagtagggcctgacctgacctcgtcactacactaccgaggttaggcttggcacttactgggtaccgctgtggtgtactcatactacgcttctgcacatctttttgtgcagatccaggtactccttactcCTTACAAGCCCCGACATCAATGAGTTACATGTACACGGAggtttcgaggtatatctgccagcgtccgtagactccggagtccccttctatcattattgtgttgcttccttattttctttagaccttgatatatatatatatagagacattgaggataaattcttagaagcttgtgacttatttctaccgggttttgggagttgaaattgtttgaattatagtttatttatttcagatttaaatttttattctgcattgataggcttacctagtcttagagattaggtgtcatcacgacatcctacggagggaatttggggtcgtgacatatatactaaatgtatagtatataagttatattcgatataacattagctatattaagatgttatatatatatatatatatatatatatataattatttcaaacttgggcgggaattaattatttcaaacttttcgaccgatttcggtcggaaatttgaaaattttttaataaataattatttttgttcattatatacacgtatgaccaaatatttgaccaatttccgaccgaaatcggtcggaatttttatttttttgctgtCAGAAAATTTTTGTTGATTTTTGCGACCAAATACTcttatttccgaccgatttcggtcgattttttttctgaccgatttcggtcggaaagctTTGGACGGAAATCAcctgatttctagtagtgaaactAACACTAACTAATTCTGTACAACTAACATGCTAATGTACAACTCTATACTACATCTATTGTTTTCAACAAAATGCTTTCAACACTTTTGTGTAAAATATTCCAGGAATAGAAAGATATCAACAAAAAAATACAGTTTGGCAAGACGCGAAAGACTGAAAATAGCTGTCGCGGTAAAACAAATGAATTATTTCCTGAATTTTGGTTTTGGAAAAAGTTGATTAATACATATGTATCTAAAACTGATGTAATAAATGATGAAAGATGTGTAGGGACCAAAGACAATCTCCgaaaaacagaaaagatagagcAAAAAGGCTCCTTAGAAGGGATTTGCTGACCCAAGAAATTTACTTCAATTCTCTTTGACTGTTTTGTTAGCTATATTCCAAACTTGTCGGCCATAGTCTGCCATTCACTTTTCTTATGTCATTTATTTGCCTATAAAACCTCACTTCAAATTCCCAGACTTTCATGTTACTCGCAGGTTTTTGCACTTTTACTGAAATAGACATATACATAGGCATAGCCATTGCATGGTTCCCACGTAAGATAAAACATTCCCCTAACTCTTACCCACAAAACCCACATTAAGACACTTGCCTTTTCACTATAAATTGCTGGTTTTAGTGCTCATTTTCTCTTCATTATATTCTGCCTTCCTTCTTTTATTTTCCTTGAAAACGTCTTGGAGCCATGGACCCAAAACAGCAATCTGCTGTCAGAGATGAATCCTCAGTTCCCATGAATGAATCCGAGGTACATTTTCACCtcatctttttatttatttaattgtttAGCTATATATGATCATCTTGTTTGTATTTTTGGACTGTGTTGTATAGGATTCCTTTGGTTTTTCTTGTTCTATTATGGTTCTTTAGGAAACAGCATTTGCGATCCAACTATGGATTCGCGAATTCGACGGCTTTCAGTACCTTGATGTCCAACTCTATGTGTATCATCTGTCCGAAAAATTAAACACGTATAGAACGAGTTAGATATACATTTCATAATTCATTCTTTCGGCTCAAAATTCACGTCGTCTAAATTATGAATCAGCATTTAACAAACATAAGATTTCTGTATATACACCATTGTAGTTgattaatttgattgatttgataTGAAAAAAGTAACAGAACAAAGAAATCAGCCGAAAGGTTTGGCTATGATACAGCCAGCTGGGAGCTGAATGCTTTGTGTGATAATTATATCTGATTGTTTAACATGAAAAATGGTAATCATCGTCCATCATTGTATTGTCACTTGTTTATCTGACCAAAAAGGATACAGCCATTAATTAACTTATATATGTATCTAAGCCGCCTAATTAATCAAATAAACgaagaaaagaaaattaaaaggcATGCTTAACTTCACTAAAAAGTGACTTtaacttttccttttttttttttcccttaaaCAAAAACTCGCTATTTGTATTAATGCATGCTTTCTTCTCGTGCATCATGCAAATGAAAACCTTCAAAAAGGTAATAATGGATTTCACCTACTTTTAGTTTTTACTCAATCTCTCTAGTGATCATTATTATAAGTTCATTGTTTCTCTTTCActctttaaataaataaaaaagtctgaactataaatatttttaaaagtatTGATTTTACATTTGCTAATTAATATATACAAATACAGTAGTACAGTAGTTTTTTGCTGGAGAACACACCGAAAGGCAATTTCACCAAATCTTTTCATGCATACACTTTGTGTGGTATTATGTTTCGTTTTGTTAGCTTCTAATTCACAACTAATTATTTTGTTTTAGTTGCTATTTTCTCAATACTCCTTTTTTTCAATCTCAAATCTATAAAATTCTGGTCCTTCCCAATTATTTAGGACGTAAATCACCTTAAATTCCTTTTGCTATTTATAAGTAATGGCATTTTTTTTGGTTCTTTCCATTTTTTGTATTCGATCaacaaaatataaattatatacGTCTTTTTTGTGTGTGTGGACAATATAGGAGGTTGTGGGTAGAGAAAGAGTATGATTTGGTGAAAAATGGACCTTGCACCTCTCTCTACACTTCCAAGAAATGTGAGCTTTGATAGTCAGTTGAATTCAATACTCCCTCGTGTCCACAATAAGTGACTATTTTATCTTTGACACACACATTAAAGAAATACAAACTCTTAGAAACTAAATTAatcttaattaattgttactttgacacattggaatatgtaaataagggcaaattttgaaaaaataaaattaattccttcttgattatgtaaatggACACTTATGTTaaaccaaaataaaaaggtaaaattgtcctattgtggaccggagggatACCAGATTAGCTTTTTTCTCCGTCAGATTGATTATCCAATTTGACCACAAACTTTTTGTTAAAACAGAAAAAGACATAATCTAGACTCTAGAGTAAAGATTTGCATTTTGATTCCGCTCATAACTAAATTTTCTTTTGGAAAAAGAAACTAAATGCTAATAGCCATCTTAGCGTTATGTACTTTGTCAACTTTTATTTGGATTTCATGATCACCTCAGATTTATTGTGTCTACATCCAAATCTGACATAATCCTAAAAAAGTTACTCCTCTTTTTGACtcaacttttcaaaaaccttttACTAGAATTTGAAGCGATGAAAAAGAATTATCCCCTCTTTATGGTCCCACACGATATTCTAATTTATTCTTATCAAAACAATTATAGGTAAGTCAAAGTTAATCTAATTGCCAAAAGGAAATCTTATACAACATTTTGTTTGTCTTCGTTTTTTTTTTGTGCGGTGGGGGAGAAAAAAAGGAAGCATgctatatattatataatatgaAACCTCATCATATTTGATGAAAGGATATAATATTTGAAATGCAATATCTTTTTATGTATGGCCAACAGGAAGGGAAAAAGAGACTTTTGGATTGTTGTACAAAAGATGGATCAACAGACAGGCATGGGAAACCAGCAATCAAGGCAAAAACTGGTGGATGGAAAACTGGAGCTCTTTTATTAGGTCTACTAATTATACTCTTATTAGCATAGTTCCCCCCTGCCACAACATTTTCTATTTAAGCACTTATGATAATAATTTCAATACTCAGGACACAGAGAATGAAAGTAATAGTTTTGTATATATAAAAAGATGAGATAAAGTAATTAACGACTAATTAGATCAAGCCATTCGAAGAGAGTAGTCAGTAGTTTAACCCATAAAAGTAGGGGAAGAAATTTTAAGACAGTTGAGattaaaataaaaatctattcCATTCAAGAAAAGATCGAACCATATGCATGGCCATTGTTTCTAGAAAAGCTTAAATACACGGAAAATGTAAAAAAATTTTACACTATCAATAGTGTAATTTAACATGTTCTGCCGGgttatttactttatttattaGGTTACCAAAATCATATTTGTCGTAAACAGTTACATGTTATGCCATTCATTAAGCTTAATCTGACTCTTTAGAGAAGGGAAGAGAAAGGGTTTCACCCTTGGGTTCAGAATATACATCTACAAGAAGAAAGAAAATGAGGAGTTGGTTTGGTGATGTCAAAATATACAAACAGAACTAAGAAGTAGAAAAACAATACGAACTCATAATTTCCAAGTTTAAAACATACATTTACAAAGTGCATAATATATAAGCTGAAAATCTATGAATTATACTTCTTTTACGATAATATAGTAGCTATCTGTTCTTTGCTTGATGCAGTCAGTGAAGGATTGGCTGCAGTTGCATTTACTGGAGTGGAAGTGAACATGGTTCTTTTCTCAAAGACTGTCTTAAGGCAGTCAAATGCTGAAGCAGCAAACATGTTCAGCAAATGGATGGGAACTCTTTATATTTTCTCTTTACTTGGAGCTTTTCTAAGTGATTCCTACTTTGGAAGATACCTCACTTGCATTGTTTTTCTAGCTGTTATGAATGTTGTAAGTTATATTTTTTCTCATACCCCCTTTGGCCCCACAAttcatttttaaataattgaCGTTTCTGAAATGTGAGGATTCATATAGTAGATTCCAATTTGCTTTTTTGCAGGGTTTAGTGGTATTGTCTCTGTTAACTCAAGCATTTATGCTTGAACCTGAAGGTTGTGGCAAGTTGGGAGAGCTATGTAAGCCTCAATCACAAGTCGAGGTTGCCATGTTCTATTTATCGATATACTTACTAGCTCTTGGGAGTGGCTCTATAGAACCAGCACTTGCCACACTAGGAGCTGATCAATTTGATGAAGAGGATCCAGAAGAAAGTTGTTCCAAGACGAAATTCTTTAGCTACTTCTATGTTGCTCTCAACCTTGGATCATTGGTTGCAGAGACACTTCTGGTTTATATGGAAAACATGGGAAGATGGGTACTTTCCTTTTGGATATCTACAGCTTGTGGCTTTGTTGCCTTGCTCTCAATCATTAGCGGTGCCCCTAGGTACCGCCATATTAGACCTTGTTGCAACCCCATCTCCAGGTTCTCTCAGGTAATCATCGCTTCTATTAGGAAAATAAAGCTTACTGTTCCTTCACATGGAGAGGGGTTGTATGAAGCGCGAAGCAGAAATGAAAAAGACAGCACCAGAAGAATCTCTCATACAGATGACTTCAAGTAAGCTTAGCTTACCCTGTTTTAGGATCTTATAATGCTGATTAATTTCATCAACTCAAACATATGACACGTTCCTTTAACTTGTATGAGAATAGGTTTCTTGATCGAGCTGCAGTTGTAACCCCATCAGACATGCTAATATTACCTGATAAAAGTGAAACTCATAACCAATGGAGGCTCTGTACTGTGACACAAGTTGAAGAAGTGAAATGTGTGCTAAGGCTACTTCCAATATGGTTCTGTACAATCTTGGCATCCATTGTCTTTGTGCAAGTGCTTTCTCTCTTCGTCGAGCAAGGATCTGCAATGAACACAAGCACAATGATCTCGGGGTTTCACATTCCACCAGCAAGCATGACATCATTTGACATCATAAGCACATCCTCCTTCATCATTTGCTATGAGAAGATCATAATTCCTTTGTATGTGAAACTAACCAAAAGTAAGCCAAAGCTTCCGAGTGAGCTGCAAAGGATAGGGATTGGACTTGTCATTTCAACAGTAGCTATGGTGATTGCAGGCTTGGTTGAGCAACACAGACTAAGGTTTGCTAATGAAGGAGGGGAAGAGACAAGTTCTTTGAGTATTTTCTGGCAAACTCCACAATATGTGCTTGTCGGAGTAGGGGAAGCATTCATCTATGTTGCTCAGTGGGAATTCTTTGCATCACAAATTCCCGATAATCTGAAGAGCATGGGGCTTGGGTTGTCCATGTCTTCCTCAGCACTAGGTAGCTACTTGTGCAGCATTATATTAAGTGTGGTAATAAAGATCACAACAAGGCATGGAAAGCCAGGTTGGATACCTGCAAATTTAAACGACGGGCACTTGGATAGGTTTTTCTTCCTTTCAGCTGCTTTGGCTGCACTAGATCTTGTACTATTTATTGTGTGCGCTAAAAGGTACAAGTCTATAGCACTAGAAAAAAGAGAGATAGGACAGGAGATGGAAGCTACAGCTTGAACTAATGAAAATTGTAACAACTCCACAACAATTGTTCTATTGTTTAGGAAGAAACACAAAATGAAGTAGAGCATTGTGGAGCCTTACTCAAGAGGAAAGAAGAAAATTTAAATAGAAACCAAAAGAAAGCATGCTTAATTAGATACTGAATGTGTTGTGTTTTATGACAATCTTGGTATTGACAAAAACCTCCTTGCAATCTTGATTTTGTTGTAATGCTTCATATATAGGATCATGTTAATGATAGAACAGGCATGTTTTCATGTTTTGGTAGTCCACTCTCCACTCATAGTAACAAGACTAAAAATCTTTTGAACATTGTAACAGGCACTCATTCTACTGACCTCCAGTTGCAGGTCTTTAGCAATAGTTTTGTATATCGCTGCCATACCTATGTCACGTTAATGAGTTTCataaagctattttagggactgCAGTTTTCCTTCATAAATGTCTGCTTGTGGTTACATAGTTAACTGAAGAGCATTTAGATTTGGCAATATTCAGACTAAGCTATAACACATATTACTGCGTCAACCAGTTAAATAAATCGCCATAAAAGAAAATGTTATAAAGAATGAAAACTGGGACTCCCTAGGAGCAATGCAGCCTCTATCTGCCTCGTGCACACTTTACATCTTGAATTATTTGGACCTGTAGCCCCCAAACATTGTGTTTGAAGTTCTCTTTacatctaaaaatatttttctcctaaAATTATTAAACTGGGTGGCTTAAAATATTAGGATGTATATACAATTTTATATAAAGGACAGTCCGGTGCACTGAGCTCCCCCTATGCCCGCGTCCGGGAAGGGTCTTGTGGTTGGGTCgtaccacaagggtctattgtacacaaccttatgcaagaggctgtttccacggctcgaacccgtgatcttctggtcacatggcagcaacgttaccagttacgccaaggctccccttcgtATATACAATTTTATGCCTagataataaaatcaattcttgTACAATGTATTGCTTTTGAATTATTCAACGTTTAATGCATTTTctctaaatttttttaaaaatttaatctgtttttatttcattttttatttttagaattatCAGATAAAAAATCATGGGACATGCTTCCGGGCTATGGCTCGCCCCGTTGGTAAACACTTTGTTCTACACCACAAAAGATTAATAAACATCCGTACACAACAAGATTTGCATTACTTTCTCTTATTCTATAAGTGAGAGTTTAGCAGTTCTCCGTCAACATGTCTGTTTCACTACAAGGTTATTTCCGAAATTTCATACTTTATCTGCTTGGGCCTAGTACCAGTTATAAGTAGGAGCAGCGAAGAAAGCTTATTTTGGGAGGTGAGTTTACAGATATCCCAATCAATGACATGAATTAGTTCTCCTTGTCTAATTTGATCTTGCAATGAAAAACTGAGCATCTACTAGGTCTACCTGATACTTCCATTTTAAGTTCTAATATGCTTACAGTGCTACGATAAGGTGAATAAACACTTGCTTTGGTGCTTATCCTCTATTAAACTTCCCAGTAAAAATGAGTATAAATCTAGTGCCAGCGGTCTATATAGGATGCACAGTACTGCGTCCTTCATAAATTTAGAATAACCTGTGCAGATCATTTGGATATCTTGGCAGTAAGTTCTCTTACCAGCTTCGCAGCAACCATCGCAGTCATGCCATCAACAGTATCACGCTGTGGGTTGAACTCAACAACATCAGCACCAACAACATCCGCTTGAAGGTTATGCAGTATGTTTAGAACATCACGGAAAGAGAGACCGCCTGGTTCTATATGAGATACTCCAGGAGCAAATGCTGGATCCATACAGTCAATATCCACTGAGATATACACGCCCTTCACACCTTCACCAAGTTTCTGAATGtacaaaaaatatttatcaatgtagcaATGATGCACTGCCAGTGTACAGACATTGGAAGTTTAGTATTGCTACATTTGACATGAAATCAAAGGAGATAATGACTTATAGTAGGAAATACAGAGAATCAGAGAGAAGTATATGATAATATACATCTGAAATAGACTCGGCACATTTGAGACTTTTGAAGTGATGAACACGTTTGCAAGATATAATTCAGGGAGAAAAAACAAGAGGGGAAGGGAAAGGAAAGAGGTGGTAAAGAAAGACAGACCAGATTCTCCAAAAACTGGCGGTCTCTGGAAAAAGTCCGCATTTCATATTGCTCCACGCCAAACCTTTTCCCTTGTTCACGACCTTCTTTGGTAATTGATCTAATTCCCACCTACAAACAAGATCAAGGGTTTTGTTAAACAATTTCTAATGTTTATGCTAGCGAGAGTAGGCAACTTGTAAACCCAAAGAGTACATCATTGAACAGCTAATCCTATTGCAGGAGAGATCGCTTTACATAGGAATGCAAGAAATGTAGTACAAAGTCATACATGCTTAGTTGGTCTATAGGGAAAGCTTAGATTACTTGCAAAAGCCGTCGAGCGTAACCACCCTCCATAATTCGTGCAAAGCTTGATGCATGTGAATATTTGTTTCCTTCAAAGGAATGGTAAATATCAGGATGAGCATCAAGGTGAAGGATATCAATAGGTCCTCCAAGCTTTTCAGACACAGCTCTTACAACAGGATAGGATATGGAGTGATCACCCCCTAACACCAAGGGGCGCAATGGATCCTGAAAAGTCAATACGAGAATTGAATTAACAAATTATTAAGTACGgggaaaagaagagaaagaaactGAAGCATATAAACCGTTGCCTAATAAGAACTACTTTGAGTAGAATTCATAATTGTAGAGAATAGTTTATCCCGACATCAAAGTATATTAACATTCCATTCAGAAGCAAGGAAATCATACAACAAAAGTGAGTTTTGATGCTTCATTGGATAACAGCTGGGAAAAACTGATTTCTTTCATTCAACTGAAGATCTTTTTCTTTTGTTCACTTTGAGGTGAAAATTTTGGCAAGGACTATTGTGGCAGTGCAGAGAAAGCAACAATATTTTGATGCCCATATAGTCATCAGTAAACTGTCTCAAGCAGGTCCTTCCAGCTCTAAAAATCATATTATGGATAAAAGATCCATGAGAACGGCATATGACGTCATGAAGAGAACTCTCCTTTTCCCTTTTTAACTTCTCCTAGACATGAATGAAGGTGAGAGCTCACATTGGTAACTTTAAATAATATAAGCATAGAAAAGATAAAGTTAAAGCTAAAATTTTAGAATGGAGCAGGTAGGACTCAGacataagaaaaagaaataaaaaattatatatccTTTTTTTTTCCTGGTTTTGGGAGGGAGGGGGTTTCGGAAGTTTGATATGACGTTATAAAACGGATTTAGTAATTTCTCTA contains:
- the LOC104119001 gene encoding protein NRT1/ PTR FAMILY 7.2-like; amino-acid sequence: MDPKQQSAVRDESSVPMNESEEGKKRLLDCCTKDGSTDRHGKPAIKAKTGGWKTGALLLVSEGLAAVAFTGVEVNMVLFSKTVLRQSNAEAANMFSKWMGTLYIFSLLGAFLSDSYFGRYLTCIVFLAVMNVGLVVLSLLTQAFMLEPEGCGKLGELCKPQSQVEVAMFYLSIYLLALGSGSIEPALATLGADQFDEEDPEESCSKTKFFSYFYVALNLGSLVAETLLVYMENMGRWVLSFWISTACGFVALLSIISGAPRYRHIRPCCNPISRFSQVIIASIRKIKLTVPSHGEGLYEARSRNEKDSTRRISHTDDFKFLDRAAVVTPSDMLILPDKSETHNQWRLCTVTQVEEVKCVLRLLPIWFCTILASIVFVQVLSLFVEQGSAMNTSTMISGFHIPPASMTSFDIISTSSFIICYEKIIIPLYVKLTKSKPKLPSELQRIGIGLVISTVAMVIAGLVEQHRLRFANEGGEETSSLSIFWQTPQYVLVGVGEAFIYVAQWEFFASQIPDNLKSMGLGLSMSSSALGSYLCSIILSVVIKITTRHGKPGWIPANLNDGHLDRFFFLSAALAALDLVLFIVCAKRYKSIALEKREIGQEMEATA
- the LOC104119002 gene encoding arginase 1, mitochondrial — its product is MKSAGRMGIHYMQKLNAANVPKELVEKGQNRVIEASLTLIRERAKLKGELIRALGGAVASTSLLGVPLGHNSSFLQGPAFAPPRIREAIWCGSTNSTTEEGKELNDPRILTDVGDVPVQELRDSGVDDDRLMSIISESVKLVMEEDPLRPLVLGGDHSISYPVVRAVSEKLGGPIDILHLDAHPDIYHSFEGNKYSHASSFARIMEGGYARRLLQVGIRSITKEGREQGKRFGVEQYEMRTFSRDRQFLENLKLGEGVKGVYISVDIDCMDPAFAPGVSHIEPGGLSFRDVLNILHNLQADVVGADVVEFNPQRDTVDGMTAMVAAKLVRELTAKISK